The following coding sequences lie in one Cloeon dipterum chromosome 1, ieCloDipt1.1, whole genome shotgun sequence genomic window:
- the LOC135934258 gene encoding modular serine protease-like isoform X3 has protein sequence MGRKMLVSLVFGLFLFQLILATPTAPSEGSSLTKHTHMFPLLREKRQVRQGGCQNASEFACYSGECVALSSICDGTQDCGDWSDETYALCRTAQCPNYAFRCSYGGCIEKERACDGNMDCWDNSDELLPRRQCVSTPKPQNPLLKQQCESNNSGFGCLDGTCIEGEKVCDGNIDCPDGSDETVTQCRAVRCPSNTFRCQYGGCINRDLRCNGQQDCADNSDEDDFLCGCRVPNFPEKSFYNVLGCPGDRLGQANPNDPNLSDICKGYPGVSLAPPYTGIGLRCEPPYELPNSRTREKGSAAVSYCINGKWRPILPLCRAPPPRPQVNTPKPVTRPGPVSSRPVQGNRPVTPVPVVAPVTAPAPVVAAGPKKCPALILETVEPECFLQGRRVTCLDPVAIGTEARLSCKAFHSAEPDFTKITCKDTGSWNREPFKCKPECGERVPKGQLFVVQGREAEVGQFPWHAGVYYIKDLKSPDPPKFWCGGSLVNRNLIISAAHCFWDEALGKPRAADNFKIGLGKFFRDWTAKTDYTQLRDIRRIDVHPDYRGFSRSYVADIAVVWIKEQAIFTPFVRPVCVDWQNTFEREQLVQGNVGQVAGWGKDGNGSLTNTLQFLEVPYVEYSQCEKIVPPEFKPLITTDKICAGYTNGSSVCNGDSGGGLTFEKNGRWFVRAIVSVGPVKQGAGTCNPNQVTAYTRLSVYRDWIEDMRDSDST, from the exons ATGGGCCGCAAAATGTTGGTTTCTTTggtttttggtttgtttttgtttcagctGATACTGGCCACGCCGACTG ctCCCTCGGAAGGCAGCAGTCTCACCAAACACACGCACATGTTTCCCTTGCTCAGAGAAAAAAGACAAGTTAGACAAGGTGGCTGCCAAAa TGCCAGCGAATTTGCCTGCTACTCTGGAGAGTGTGTGGCGCTTAGCTCTATTTGTGACGGCACCCAGGATTGCGGAGACTGGAGTGACGAGACTTACGCGCTTTGCAGAACTGCTCA GTGTCCCAATTACGCGTTTCGATGCAGCTATGGCGGCTGCATAGAAAAAGAGCGCGCATGTGATGGAAACATGGATTGCTGGGACAATTCTGATGAACTTTTGCCCCGGCGCCAGTGTGTGTCAACACCAAAGCCACAAAACCCACTACTCAAACAGCAATGCGAGAG CAATAATTCAGGATTTGGTTGCTTGGACGGCACTTGCATTGAAGGGGAAAAAGTGTGCGATGGAAATATTGACTGCCCGGACGGCTCTGACGAAACTGTGACCCAGTGCAGAGCGGTCAG ATGCCCTTCTAACACATTCCGGTGTCAGTATGGTGGCTGCATCAATAGAGATCTTCGCTGCAACGGTCAGCAGGACTGTGCCGACAATTCTGATGAGGACGATTTCCTGTGCGGCTGCAGGGTGCCCAATTTTCCAGAGAAGTCATTTTACAATGTGCTTGGCTGCCCTGGAGACAGACTGGGACAGGCAAACCCGAATGATCCCAATCTCTCTGATATTTGCAAG GGCTACCCTGGTGTTTCTTTAGCACCTCCCTACACAGGTATCGGACTTCGCTGTGAACCTCCATATGAACTGCCCAACTCAAGGACGAGAGAAAAAGGATCTGCCGCCGTTTCCTACTGCATCAACGGTAAATGGAGACCCATTCTGCCGCTGTGTCGGGCGCCTCCACCTCGCCCGCAAGTCAACACCCCAAAACCTGTCACCAGACCAGGTCCTGTGTCATCCAGACCAGTACAGGGCAACCGACCTGTGACTCCTGTGCCTGTGGTTGCACCTGTTACTGCACCAGCACCTG TTGTTGCAGCTGGCCCCAAGAAATGTCctgctttaattttggaaactgTGGAGCCAGAGTGCTTCCTGCAAGGTCGCAGAGTCACCTGCCTTGACCCTGTTGCCATTGGCACTGAAGCAAGGCTCAGTTGCAAGGCATTCCATTCTGCTGAGCCTGATTTCACCAAAATCACCTGCAAAGACACTGGATCCTGGAATAGGGAGCCATTTAAATGCAAACCAG AATGTGGAGAGCGCGTGCCAAAGGGACAGCTCTTTGTTGTGCAAGGTCGGGAGGCTGAAGTCGGGCAGTTCCCCTGGCACGCTGGAGTTTATTACATCAAGGATTTGAAGTCCCCGGATCCTCCGAAATTCTGGTGCGGAGGTTCACTCGTTAATCGAAACCTTATCATATCAG CGGCTCACTGTTTCTGGGACGAGGCGCTTGGAAAACCTCGCGCCGCCGATAACTTCAAAATTGGTCTTGGGAAATTCTTCCGAGACTGGACTGCCAAAACTGATTACACTCAGCTAAGAGAC ATTCGGCGCATTGACGTGCACCCTGACTACCGAGGCTTCTCCAGGTCGTATGTGGCTGACATTGCAGTTGTTTGGATCAAGGAACAAGCAATTTTCACGCCATTCGTGCGGCCGGTGTGTGTCGACTGGCAAAATACGTTTGAAAGGGAGCAACTGGTTCAAGGAAATGTTGGGCAG gTTGCTGGTTGGGGCAAGGACGGCAATGGCAGCCTCACCAATACCCTGCAGTTCTTAGAAGTTCCCTATGTCGAGTACTCTCAGTGCGAGAAAATTGTGCCGCCTGAGTTCAAACCTCTCATCACAACTGACAAAATATGCGCTGGGTACACCAATG
- the LOC135934258 gene encoding modular serine protease-like isoform X1, whose amino-acid sequence MGRKMLVSLVFGLFLFQLILATPTVSSNPTQLPANFIPAPSEGSSLTKHTHMFPLLREKRQVRQGGCQNASEFACYSGECVALSSICDGTQDCGDWSDETYALCRTAQCPNYAFRCSYGGCIEKERACDGNMDCWDNSDELLPRRQCVSTPKPQNPLLKQQCESNNSGFGCLDGTCIEGEKVCDGNIDCPDGSDETVTQCRAVRCPSNTFRCQYGGCINRDLRCNGQQDCADNSDEDDFLCGCRVPNFPEKSFYNVLGCPGDRLGQANPNDPNLSDICKGYPGVSLAPPYTGIGLRCEPPYELPNSRTREKGSAAVSYCINGKWRPILPLCRAPPPRPQVNTPKPVTRPGPVSSRPVQGNRPVTPVPVVAPVTAPAPVVAAGPKKCPALILETVEPECFLQGRRVTCLDPVAIGTEARLSCKAFHSAEPDFTKITCKDTGSWNREPFKCKPECGERVPKGQLFVVQGREAEVGQFPWHAGVYYIKDLKSPDPPKFWCGGSLVNRNLIISAAHCFWDEALGKPRAADNFKIGLGKFFRDWTAKTDYTQLRDIRRIDVHPDYRGFSRSYVADIAVVWIKEQAIFTPFVRPVCVDWQNTFEREQLVQGNVGQVAGWGKDGNGSLTNTLQFLEVPYVEYSQCEKIVPPEFKPLITTDKICAGYTNGSSVCNGDSGGGLTFEKNGRWFVRAIVSVGPVKQGAGTCNPNQVTAYTRLSVYRDWIEDMRDSDST is encoded by the exons ATGGGCCGCAAAATGTTGGTTTCTTTggtttttggtttgtttttgtttcagctGATACTGGCCACGCCGACTG TTTCTAGCAATCCAACCCAGcttccagcaaattttattccagctCCCTCGGAAGGCAGCAGTCTCACCAAACACACGCACATGTTTCCCTTGCTCAGAGAAAAAAGACAAGTTAGACAAGGTGGCTGCCAAAa TGCCAGCGAATTTGCCTGCTACTCTGGAGAGTGTGTGGCGCTTAGCTCTATTTGTGACGGCACCCAGGATTGCGGAGACTGGAGTGACGAGACTTACGCGCTTTGCAGAACTGCTCA GTGTCCCAATTACGCGTTTCGATGCAGCTATGGCGGCTGCATAGAAAAAGAGCGCGCATGTGATGGAAACATGGATTGCTGGGACAATTCTGATGAACTTTTGCCCCGGCGCCAGTGTGTGTCAACACCAAAGCCACAAAACCCACTACTCAAACAGCAATGCGAGAG CAATAATTCAGGATTTGGTTGCTTGGACGGCACTTGCATTGAAGGGGAAAAAGTGTGCGATGGAAATATTGACTGCCCGGACGGCTCTGACGAAACTGTGACCCAGTGCAGAGCGGTCAG ATGCCCTTCTAACACATTCCGGTGTCAGTATGGTGGCTGCATCAATAGAGATCTTCGCTGCAACGGTCAGCAGGACTGTGCCGACAATTCTGATGAGGACGATTTCCTGTGCGGCTGCAGGGTGCCCAATTTTCCAGAGAAGTCATTTTACAATGTGCTTGGCTGCCCTGGAGACAGACTGGGACAGGCAAACCCGAATGATCCCAATCTCTCTGATATTTGCAAG GGCTACCCTGGTGTTTCTTTAGCACCTCCCTACACAGGTATCGGACTTCGCTGTGAACCTCCATATGAACTGCCCAACTCAAGGACGAGAGAAAAAGGATCTGCCGCCGTTTCCTACTGCATCAACGGTAAATGGAGACCCATTCTGCCGCTGTGTCGGGCGCCTCCACCTCGCCCGCAAGTCAACACCCCAAAACCTGTCACCAGACCAGGTCCTGTGTCATCCAGACCAGTACAGGGCAACCGACCTGTGACTCCTGTGCCTGTGGTTGCACCTGTTACTGCACCAGCACCTG TTGTTGCAGCTGGCCCCAAGAAATGTCctgctttaattttggaaactgTGGAGCCAGAGTGCTTCCTGCAAGGTCGCAGAGTCACCTGCCTTGACCCTGTTGCCATTGGCACTGAAGCAAGGCTCAGTTGCAAGGCATTCCATTCTGCTGAGCCTGATTTCACCAAAATCACCTGCAAAGACACTGGATCCTGGAATAGGGAGCCATTTAAATGCAAACCAG AATGTGGAGAGCGCGTGCCAAAGGGACAGCTCTTTGTTGTGCAAGGTCGGGAGGCTGAAGTCGGGCAGTTCCCCTGGCACGCTGGAGTTTATTACATCAAGGATTTGAAGTCCCCGGATCCTCCGAAATTCTGGTGCGGAGGTTCACTCGTTAATCGAAACCTTATCATATCAG CGGCTCACTGTTTCTGGGACGAGGCGCTTGGAAAACCTCGCGCCGCCGATAACTTCAAAATTGGTCTTGGGAAATTCTTCCGAGACTGGACTGCCAAAACTGATTACACTCAGCTAAGAGAC ATTCGGCGCATTGACGTGCACCCTGACTACCGAGGCTTCTCCAGGTCGTATGTGGCTGACATTGCAGTTGTTTGGATCAAGGAACAAGCAATTTTCACGCCATTCGTGCGGCCGGTGTGTGTCGACTGGCAAAATACGTTTGAAAGGGAGCAACTGGTTCAAGGAAATGTTGGGCAG gTTGCTGGTTGGGGCAAGGACGGCAATGGCAGCCTCACCAATACCCTGCAGTTCTTAGAAGTTCCCTATGTCGAGTACTCTCAGTGCGAGAAAATTGTGCCGCCTGAGTTCAAACCTCTCATCACAACTGACAAAATATGCGCTGGGTACACCAATG
- the LOC135934258 gene encoding modular serine protease-like isoform X2 produces MGRKMLVSLVFGLFLFQLILATPTANFIPAPSEGSSLTKHTHMFPLLREKRQVRQGGCQNASEFACYSGECVALSSICDGTQDCGDWSDETYALCRTAQCPNYAFRCSYGGCIEKERACDGNMDCWDNSDELLPRRQCVSTPKPQNPLLKQQCESNNSGFGCLDGTCIEGEKVCDGNIDCPDGSDETVTQCRAVRCPSNTFRCQYGGCINRDLRCNGQQDCADNSDEDDFLCGCRVPNFPEKSFYNVLGCPGDRLGQANPNDPNLSDICKGYPGVSLAPPYTGIGLRCEPPYELPNSRTREKGSAAVSYCINGKWRPILPLCRAPPPRPQVNTPKPVTRPGPVSSRPVQGNRPVTPVPVVAPVTAPAPVVAAGPKKCPALILETVEPECFLQGRRVTCLDPVAIGTEARLSCKAFHSAEPDFTKITCKDTGSWNREPFKCKPECGERVPKGQLFVVQGREAEVGQFPWHAGVYYIKDLKSPDPPKFWCGGSLVNRNLIISAAHCFWDEALGKPRAADNFKIGLGKFFRDWTAKTDYTQLRDIRRIDVHPDYRGFSRSYVADIAVVWIKEQAIFTPFVRPVCVDWQNTFEREQLVQGNVGQVAGWGKDGNGSLTNTLQFLEVPYVEYSQCEKIVPPEFKPLITTDKICAGYTNGSSVCNGDSGGGLTFEKNGRWFVRAIVSVGPVKQGAGTCNPNQVTAYTRLSVYRDWIEDMRDSDST; encoded by the exons ATGGGCCGCAAAATGTTGGTTTCTTTggtttttggtttgtttttgtttcagctGATACTGGCCACGCCGACTG caaattttattccagctCCCTCGGAAGGCAGCAGTCTCACCAAACACACGCACATGTTTCCCTTGCTCAGAGAAAAAAGACAAGTTAGACAAGGTGGCTGCCAAAa TGCCAGCGAATTTGCCTGCTACTCTGGAGAGTGTGTGGCGCTTAGCTCTATTTGTGACGGCACCCAGGATTGCGGAGACTGGAGTGACGAGACTTACGCGCTTTGCAGAACTGCTCA GTGTCCCAATTACGCGTTTCGATGCAGCTATGGCGGCTGCATAGAAAAAGAGCGCGCATGTGATGGAAACATGGATTGCTGGGACAATTCTGATGAACTTTTGCCCCGGCGCCAGTGTGTGTCAACACCAAAGCCACAAAACCCACTACTCAAACAGCAATGCGAGAG CAATAATTCAGGATTTGGTTGCTTGGACGGCACTTGCATTGAAGGGGAAAAAGTGTGCGATGGAAATATTGACTGCCCGGACGGCTCTGACGAAACTGTGACCCAGTGCAGAGCGGTCAG ATGCCCTTCTAACACATTCCGGTGTCAGTATGGTGGCTGCATCAATAGAGATCTTCGCTGCAACGGTCAGCAGGACTGTGCCGACAATTCTGATGAGGACGATTTCCTGTGCGGCTGCAGGGTGCCCAATTTTCCAGAGAAGTCATTTTACAATGTGCTTGGCTGCCCTGGAGACAGACTGGGACAGGCAAACCCGAATGATCCCAATCTCTCTGATATTTGCAAG GGCTACCCTGGTGTTTCTTTAGCACCTCCCTACACAGGTATCGGACTTCGCTGTGAACCTCCATATGAACTGCCCAACTCAAGGACGAGAGAAAAAGGATCTGCCGCCGTTTCCTACTGCATCAACGGTAAATGGAGACCCATTCTGCCGCTGTGTCGGGCGCCTCCACCTCGCCCGCAAGTCAACACCCCAAAACCTGTCACCAGACCAGGTCCTGTGTCATCCAGACCAGTACAGGGCAACCGACCTGTGACTCCTGTGCCTGTGGTTGCACCTGTTACTGCACCAGCACCTG TTGTTGCAGCTGGCCCCAAGAAATGTCctgctttaattttggaaactgTGGAGCCAGAGTGCTTCCTGCAAGGTCGCAGAGTCACCTGCCTTGACCCTGTTGCCATTGGCACTGAAGCAAGGCTCAGTTGCAAGGCATTCCATTCTGCTGAGCCTGATTTCACCAAAATCACCTGCAAAGACACTGGATCCTGGAATAGGGAGCCATTTAAATGCAAACCAG AATGTGGAGAGCGCGTGCCAAAGGGACAGCTCTTTGTTGTGCAAGGTCGGGAGGCTGAAGTCGGGCAGTTCCCCTGGCACGCTGGAGTTTATTACATCAAGGATTTGAAGTCCCCGGATCCTCCGAAATTCTGGTGCGGAGGTTCACTCGTTAATCGAAACCTTATCATATCAG CGGCTCACTGTTTCTGGGACGAGGCGCTTGGAAAACCTCGCGCCGCCGATAACTTCAAAATTGGTCTTGGGAAATTCTTCCGAGACTGGACTGCCAAAACTGATTACACTCAGCTAAGAGAC ATTCGGCGCATTGACGTGCACCCTGACTACCGAGGCTTCTCCAGGTCGTATGTGGCTGACATTGCAGTTGTTTGGATCAAGGAACAAGCAATTTTCACGCCATTCGTGCGGCCGGTGTGTGTCGACTGGCAAAATACGTTTGAAAGGGAGCAACTGGTTCAAGGAAATGTTGGGCAG gTTGCTGGTTGGGGCAAGGACGGCAATGGCAGCCTCACCAATACCCTGCAGTTCTTAGAAGTTCCCTATGTCGAGTACTCTCAGTGCGAGAAAATTGTGCCGCCTGAGTTCAAACCTCTCATCACAACTGACAAAATATGCGCTGGGTACACCAATG